Part of the Caulobacter sp. SL161 genome is shown below.
GGTGCCGGTGATGATCGCGCCCTCGGCGCCGATCACCGCGATGGCCGGGCCGCTTTTCACGGCGGTGGGCTTCGAGCGCGAGGCGTAGTCGTCGAAGTCGAGCAGCTTGGCGCCCTTGCCGGCCTTCTCCAGGGCGAAGGCCTGGATGTCGCTGACCTGGCCGACCTTGTCGATCAGCCCCTTGGCCTGGGCTTCCTGAGCGATATAGGGGCCGCCTTCCAGCGTCTTCATCAGCTTGGTCGGATCCTGCTTGCGATCGACCGCGGCGCTGGTCAGGGCCGTACGATAGACCGAGCCCATCCACGACAACGTCGATTCCCGGTGGGCGGGCGTATAGTCGCTGTGAAGATAAGGATTGACCGCGTTCTTGTACTCATAGCGCTGCTCGTACTCGGCCTTGACGCCGTACTTGTCGAAGAAGCGCTTGAAGAACATCGACTCTGACGAGATGCCGACGGCCTGGAAACTTGAGTCAGGCTGCATCCAGAACTCGCTGGTGGCCGCGCCCAGCATATAGGTCGAGGTCACCATCCCGGAGGGGTAGAGGCCCTGGCTGTGGGCGTAGATCGGCTTCTTGCCCACCTCGCGGAAGTGCTTGAACGCCAGGCGCAGCTCGTCGGCGGCGGCCGGGGCGACGCCGCCCTCAGGCAGGCGCACCAGGATGGCCTTGACCTTGTCGTCCTTCTCGGCGCGGCGCAGGGTTTCGATGACCGAGATCACCGAGCCGCCGCTGGAGCCGAAGGCCGCGAAGGGGCTCTTGGGCTCCTGATCCGAAAGACCGCTGCGCAGGTCCAGTTGCAGGACGGCATGGGCCGGGACGGGCGCAGGTCGCGCAGCGCCGGCGGCCATCGCGATCAACAGGAACGGCACTCCGACCACGAAGAGGAGAAGGCCGACGAACACGCCGGCGACGGTCAGGAAGAACTGCTTCATCGGAGGTCCTGCTTGCGAAACCGCCGCTAAGCTAACCGCTGTTGGGGTTGCAACCAAATGAAGAGCGCGCAACGTGGGGCGCTTTTGTGCTGGGGAACGCCAAGCGCCGCTTTCGCGGCGCCGAGGGCTTTGTTTTTAGAGGATTTTCCCGCCTCTGGCTGGCGGGGAGGAAATGGTCGGAGTGGCAGGATTTGAACCTGCGACCCCTGCGTCCCGAACGCAGTGCTCTAC
Proteins encoded:
- the sppA gene encoding signal peptide peptidase SppA produces the protein MKQFFLTVAGVFVGLLLFVVGVPFLLIAMAAGAARPAPVPAHAVLQLDLRSGLSDQEPKSPFAAFGSSGGSVISVIETLRRAEKDDKVKAILVRLPEGGVAPAAADELRLAFKHFREVGKKPIYAHSQGLYPSGMVTSTYMLGAATSEFWMQPDSSFQAVGISSESMFFKRFFDKYGVKAEYEQRYEYKNAVNPYLHSDYTPAHRESTLSWMGSVYRTALTSAAVDRKQDPTKLMKTLEGGPYIAQEAQAKGLIDKVGQVSDIQAFALEKAGKGAKLLDFDDYASRSKPTAVKSGPAIAVIGAEGAIITGTDASASPFGGDSNVYSDDVAQAFRNATEDKDVKAIVFRVSSPGGSDTASEQILAALQEAKKAGKPVVVSMGTYAASGGYWISSQADSIIAQPSTLTGSIGVYGGKFAIGEALARFGVDTKDLHVGGDYSQAFGSAEGFTPEQRAKFAGWMDRIYAGFITRVAEGRNLPPAKVREIAKGRVWTGEQAKQLGLVDELGGYYEAVEKAKALAKVKGDIRIKHMQGGASPFEAFEKFLGVSETSAKTMAAAAWVLGDPRSQAILDEMAKARLRSTPGGASVLADMPVR